CTTTTATTGCCACACAAGATTTGGGAAAAATCGTCTCTTCCGGTTCTTTCGAAGTGCTGGGACGATTTGACAACAGTGATGTACGGGGATGTAACCTACTGGTACAGTAAAAAAACAGGTGAAATTTTTCAAATTTTTCGCATAAACTGAATATTTTTACCAAATAAATCCCCTCCCGGGAGGGGTGTAGGGGTGGGTCAAACACACAAGAAAATGCGCCGGAAAATATTACCATACAATCCACGGCTAAAAGGATTGGCCAAAGCTTTACGAAAAAACATGACTTTCTCAGAAGTTCTTCTTTGGAATGAACTCAAGCAAAAGAAAATGAAAGGATATGATTTTGACCGACAACGGCCTATTGACAACTACATTGTCGACTTTTACTGTAAAGATTTAATGCTTGCCATTGAAATCGACGGTATCAGCCATGACTTTGAAGATGTTCTTGTTAAGGATGAAATACGGCAGCAGAAATTAGAAAAAATGGGGGTCCGTTTTTTACGATTTGATGATCATGAGGTACGAAAAGATATGCCCAATGTTTTAAGAACCATTGAACTGTGGATTGAAGAGCAAGAACAAAAAAGATAGAACCCACCCCTGCCCCTCCCAGGAGGGGAACAAATTACAACAGAAGAATTATTATTTCAGAACAGTATTTAGGCTTTTTTAATCGTTCAACTTTCGCGGGTTTGTTTTTTCTCAAAGGTTAAATGACACATAAGCTATGGGCAGGCTACCGAAACGGCGGGCCAGCGAGAGGGTGAATGCCGAAAAGCTTACAGCATCGTGCAAAAGTGCTTGCATTTCTCTTGCGATGAGCAAGAGACCCTTTTGCCGGAGATGTTGCTTTTCGGCAGAGCAGGAAGAAGCATTCGTTTCGGTCGTCTTCTTTGGTTCCTTTCTTGACGAGACAAGAAAGGAACAGAAAACGACTTAAAATTCTTTTTACTTAAGTAAAAAAGCAATTTTACCCGGAATTAATAAATACTTTTAAAAAGTAAAAATCTTTCCTTGGATATTTTTATTCACCTAAACTTCAAACCGTTATTCCTACATCAGCTTTTGCTGTAGCCGCCACCAGCGATCCGGCAACTCCTGATTCAGGGCTTGTTGGTAATCGGCATACGAACAGGGGGTATAAGGATACTTCAAGGTTCCTTTTCCGGTTTTACTTTCCACAGGAATTTCTATCCACCACCGGTCGGTTTTTTTACTTTTTAAAAAGAAAAGCTCCTCTTTATAATCGTCGAGGTATACACGAAACCGGATAAAATCCTTACTGTTTTTATGCGGAATATCATTTTGACGATTGGCCACTCCGTCCAGAAAATACCAAATCATCTGTGCAGTCAGTTGAGCTGTCAGTTCCCGGTGATCGTAATCCGGATTATATTCATAAAACCCGATACTGGTCAGCTTATCATTCATACCGGCATAGCGGCAAATACGGCAGGCTTCTTCTCCATTCAATCCGTTGGGACCGGCATAATAGCTCCCCGGGGCATCGGCAGCACGAATGGCAGAAATATCAATGCTCATCATATCCGCATTACGAACCATCGGTTCCGTTTCGCTGATATCAGCACGTACATTTCCCAGCCTGTTGATCTCGAAGAAAAGATTTTTCATCAGCTGCAATGCATCACGATTGACGAAATAACTCTGATAACCAATATTCGTATAATTAAACAGAAAATTGGGCTGATGCATGATGATACGACTCAGATACGACCGGGCATTCAACTCTTCTTCATCCTGTCCTAAATCAAAAACTGCGTCCATTGCCGCAATATTAATCACCCGTCCGATATTTTCATACGCCAGGTAGTTGGCATACGTTAAATCCTGGCTTCCGCCAATAATTATGGTAAGGATATTTTTCCGGATTAGCGAAGCCGTTACTTCTTTTACGGCAAAATAGGTGTCTTCAATGGAATTTCCTTGTTTAATATTTCCCAAATCAGCTATTTTTAAATGATTCCAGTGGGATAACAAAGGATACAACTGGGATCTGATTTTATCCGGAGCCTTGGCACAACCTTTATTTTTCAGGGCTTTGCGATCTTCCAACACGCCCACAAGGGCAATATTCACATCGGACAAATCCGGAAAACCAGACTCCCGGGTAAACGGTTTGATCAAATCAGCCACAAAAAAATTGTCAGCAGAGCCGGTAACGGTAATCACCGATTTCTCCAGCGGTTCAAAATACATTTCAATATCCATAACACCTGTTTGCTTTCGGGAACGAAAATAGCAATTTCATTGAAAAACGGGGTAACTCCAAAAAGTTTTATCCCGGAACGCCCATTTGTCCGCCGGAACACAAAAAGTTCAAAAAGAAAAAAGTGTATCTTTGCCGCATATTTCAAATCCCTCCTGTTCGGTGAGGCTTTTGATTTATAAAGAAGGGTGGAGAGATTAGGCTCTGTGAAGCTCTGGCAACCTTCCGCCACAGGCGGAAAAGGTGCCAATACCTAACCCGTACGGCAACGGACGGGAAATGATAAATTAAAAGATTACGTTCAATGAAAAAACAAAACGATCTACACAATCTGTTGTAAAAGAATTTTTTACACGGCTATTTTTATCCGGCTGCCGGCAAAAAATGCCGACGGACAAAGCCATAACTATCAATACCATGACCAAAACCAAACCAGACATACGGGAAGAATTAAAAAAACGGGTACTTGTTTTGGATGGTGCCATGGGCACCATGATTCAACGGTATCATCTGGAAGAGAAAGACTACCGGGGCGAACGTTTTAAAAACGTGAAACAATTGCTCAAAGGCAATAATGACCTGCTCAACATCACGCAACCGCATATTATCCGCGAAATTCACGAACAATACCTTGAGGCCGGAGCCGATATTATCGAAACCAACACCTTTAACGGAACCCGTATTTCGCAAAGCGATTACGGTTTGGAAAAATATGTGGACGAAATGAACTTTCAGGCTGCCCGGATTGCCCGTGAAGCCGCTGATAAATTTACCAAAAAAACGCCGGACAAACCCCGTTTTGTTGCCGGAGCCATGGGCCCGACCAACAAAACCGCTTCCATGTCTCCCAAAGTCAACGACCCTGGCTACCGCGATGTCACTTTCGACGATCTCATGAAAGATTACTATGCACAGGCTTCCGCTTTGCTGAAAGGAGGTGCTGACATCTTGCTCGTCGAAACCATTTTTGACACCCTTAATGCCAAAGCGGCGCTTTTTGCCATCGAAAAGATCATGGAAGAAAAAGGGGAGAAAATTCCGGTAATGGTCTCTGGAACCATCACCGACAACAGCGGGCGAACCCTGTCAGGACAAACACTGGAAGCTTTTTTTACTTCCATCAAGCATATCGAATTGCTCAGCGTCGGGTTAAATTGCTCTCTGGGCGCCGAGCAAATGCGGCCTTATCTGGCTGAATTATCACGTATTGCTCCTTTTCCCGTGAGCGTTTACCCCAATGCCGGATTGCCTAACCAATTTGGTGAATACGATGAAAGTCCGCACAAAATGGCCGGCCACATCAAAGAGTTTCTCGACAACCGGTATGCCAATATTGTCGGCGGTTGCTGCGGGACTACGCCGGAGCATATCCGGGAAATGGTACAACTGGCCGAAAAAGCACAAACGCGCCAGATTCCTCCTGCCCGTCATGTCACCGAGCTTAGTGGCCTGGAACCGGTGGTTATCGACAAAAACAAAAACTTTGTCAATATTGGCGAACGGACCAATGTAAGCGGTTCCCGCCGGTTTGCCCGCCTTATCCGCGAAGGAAAATATGAAGAAGCGCTGTCTGTTGCCCGCGATCAGGTAGAAAACGGAGCTCAAATTCTGGATGTAAGCATGGACGACGGGATGCTGGACGCCAAAACCGAAATGGTGAAATTCCTGAACATGATGGCTTCCGACCCGGAAATCTCCAGGCTGCCTGTGATGATCGACTCTTCCAAATGGGAAGTTATTGAGGCCGGATTGAAATGTTTGCAGGGAAAAGGAATTGTAAATTCCATCAGCCTGAAAAACGGCGAAGAAGAGTTTCTGGAGCATGCCCGTATTATTCGTGATTTTGGAGCAGCTGTTGTGGTAATGGCTTTTGACGAAAAAGGACAAGCAGCGACCTACGAAGACCGTATCCGGGTTTGTAAAAGGGCTTACGACCTGTTAACACAAAAAATAGCCTTTCCGCCCGAAGACATCATTTTCGATCCCAACATTTTGGCCATCGGCACCGGAATGGAAGAACACAGCAACTACGCCGTAGATTTTATCAAAGCCACCCGGTGGATTAAAGAAAATCTTCCGTATGCCCGGGTGAGCGGCGGCGTCAGCAACCTCTCGTTTGCTTTTCGTGGCAATAATACCGTACGCGAAGCCATTAATTCGGTATTTCTCTACCATGCGATCAAAGCCGGAATGGACATGGGCATTGTTAACCCCGGGATGCTGCAGGTTTACGATGAGATAGAACCTGAACTGCGGACACTGGCTGAAGATGTAATACTTAACCGCCGGAAAGATGCAACCGAAAGGCTTCTGGCTTTTGCAGAAAAAATAAAAGACAAAAGCGGGAAAAAAGTTGTAAAAGACAATGCCTGGCGTAAAGAACCCGTGGAAAAAAGGCTGGAACATGCACTGATAAAAGGAATCACCGAATACATCGAAGAAGATGTGGAAGAAGCCCGGAAAAAATATCCGAGAGCACTTCATGTGATTGAACAACCGCTGATGGCCGGGATGAATCGTGTGGGCGACCTTTTTGGAGAAGGAAAAATGTTTTTGCCCCAGGTGGTAAAAAGTGCCCGGGTGATGAAACAAGCCGTATCGTATCTGCTGCCCTATATCGAGGCGGAAAAAGAAGAAGGCGATACGGCCAACGCCGGAAAAGTGGTGCTGGCAACCGTGAAAGGCGATGTGCATGATATCGGAAAAAACATCGTGGGCGTGGTTCTCTCGTGTAACAACTATGAAGTAATTGATTTGGGCGTCATGGTCCCTGCCGAAAAAATCCTGGAAATTGCAGAAAACGAAAAAGCTGACGTTGTCGGTCTCAGCGGCTTGATCACCCCGTCGCTGGAAGAAATGGTACATGTTGCCGGCGAGATGAAACGCAAAGGATTAAAAATGCCGCTGCTCATCGGCGGTGCTACCACTTCAGCCATTCATACCGCTGTAAAAATTGCTCCGGGATACGACCAGCCGGTCATTCATGTACGTGATGCTTCTAAAGTTACCGGCGTGCTTTCCCGGCTGTTTTCTCCTTCTGAACGAGAAAAATTCGTTGACGAAATTCAGCGTTCTTATGAAAAACTAAGAAACGATCATTTTGGCCGGCAACAAAAGAAGGAATACATCAGCCTGCAGGAAGCCCGTGATAACCGGTTGAAAATTGAATGGAAAAAAGAAGATCTTGCTGTTCCCCGGTTTACGGGAATACAATATTTTGATGATTATCCTTTGGAAGATTTGGTTCCTTTTATCGACTGGACTTTCTTTTTCCATACCTGGAAGATCACCGGAAAATATCCGGCTATTTTTGATGATCCGGTCAAGGGGGAAGAAGCCCGGAAACTTTACAACGACGGCAAAAAGATGCTGGACCGTATCCTTTCGGAGAAGTGGTTACAAGCACGTGGAGCCATTGGCATTTTTGCTGCCCAGGCTGTCGGAGACAGTGTGGAAGTTTTTTCAACCGACCAAAAAGAAAAACTGGCTGATTTTCACTTTCTGCGCAATCAGGAGAAAAAAGAGCCCGGCGTTCCCAATCTTTGTCTTTCTGACTTCATTGCTCCCCGCGAAACCGGTTTAACCGATTATCTGGGCTTTTTTGCCCTGACTACCGGCATCGGTATCGAGAAACACCTTCAAAAATTTGAAAAAGAGGGAGATGACTACCAAGCCATTATGTTAAAAGTAATGGCTGACCGGCTGGCAGAAGCTTTTGCTGAACAAATGCACTGGCGTATCCGGAAAGAGATTTGGGGTTATGCTCCGGATGAAAATCTGGAGGTTAAAAATATTCTCCGTGAAAAATACCGCGGAATCCGTCCGGCACCGGGCTATCCTGCCTGCCCCGAACATTCCGAAAAAAAGACACTTTTTGATCTGCTACAGGCAGAAGAAAAAACCGGTATCCAGCTCACCGAGAATTTTGCCATGTATCCGGCAGCTTCGGTCAGCGGATACTACTTTGCCCATCCGGAAGCCCGTTATTTCAATGTGGGCCGGCTCTTGCCCGACCAGATAGAAGATTATGCCCGCCGGAAAAATCTTCCGGTAGAAAAAGTCAAAATATTACTGAACATGAATCTTGCGGAAAAAGAATAAAAAAACACAGCATATGAACGAACCGAAAGTAACCGAATATATTGCAGCGGCCGACAAAGCATTATTCTCTTTTGAATTGCTGCCTCCGCTAAAAGGACAGGATTTCAGTGCCATACAAAAAGCGATCGATCCGTTGATCGAATTCAACCCGGCTTTTATCAACATCACCTATCACCAGCAGGAAGTCGTGTATGATACGCTCGACAACGGTTTAATGCGCAAAAGAACCGTTCGGAAAAGACCGGGAACCGTAGGTATTTCGGCAGCCATCAAATACCGGTATGGCATTCCGGTAGTCCCTCATATCATCTGTGGCGGTTTTACCCGCGAAGAAACCGAAAATGCGCTCATCGACCTGAATTTCCTCGGAATAAAAAACCTGCTGGTTGTCCGTGGTGATCCGCCCGTAGGAATGAAAAATTTTGTTCCCGAACCGGAAGGAAACGAACATGCGCTGGATCTGGTAAAGCAAATTGCCGATCTGAACAAAGGACATTATCTTGAAAAAGACATTAAAAACAACCGGGCTACCGATTTTTGTATCGGCGTAGCCGGATATCCGGAAAAACACAACGAATCACCCAATCGCGAAAGCGATCTTCATTTTCTGAAAAAGAAAATCGAAGCCGGTGCCGAATACATTGTGACACAAATGTTTTTCGACAACCAGAAATATTTTGATTTTGTAAAAAGCTGCCGGGCCAAAGGCATTGACGTACCCATTATTCCCGGGTTAAAGCCCATCACATCCAAAAGCCAGATGATTTCATTGCCCCAAACATTTCATGTCGATTTACCCGAAACACTGGTAAAAGAAATGCTCAAGTGCAAAAACAACGAACAAATCCGCCAGGTAGGAATTGAATGGGCCGTACAACAAGCCAAAGAGCTGCTTGATTTTGGCGTGCCGGTACTTCATTTTTATACCATGGGTAAATCGGATAACATTCGAAAAATTGCCGAGCAGATTTTTTAATACTGACCGGGAAATTCTTTTTAACCATCGTTTATCCAGAATAAATTGGTGACGAAAAGAATCGTACTACTACATTTGTCATACCGATTGAAAATCAAAAAGCACTAAAAGTGCATTTTAAAATATAATTGGTATCATTTCCAGGGCATAAAAATTTTTTAAGAAATATTTGATCATTTCAATTTTTGCTACTTTTGCCCTGATACATCAGAAACTATGAAAACTTTCATTCCTCTTAATCCGCTTTCGCACCGGGCAGGCAAATGCTTGTTTGAGTGCTGGATTTTCTGATACTTTCTCCTTCCTTTTTTCACCCTTACGGGGATAAAATCCTTTTTCATCACCTTTAAATTTTTCTCCATGGAAGGAGTTATTTTTGATATTAAACATTATGCCCTGCATGACGGACCGGGCATCCGGCAAACGGTTTTCCTGAAAGGTTGTCCGCTTTCGTGCTGGTGGTGTCATAATCCCGAAAGCCGCAGCCGGCAGCCGTTTACCTATGTCAAAGAAGAAAAACTGGATGGCCGGATTGTCCGCGAAACAGAAACCGTAGGTTATAAAATCCCGGTAGATGAGCTGTTGGATACAATAGAACGTGACACGCTGCTTTTTGAAGAATCAGGTGGCGGTGTAACTTTTTCGGGCGGTGAGCCGCTGCTGCAGTTCGATTTTCTGAAAACGGTTTTACAGCAATGCCGCCAGCGCGAAATTCATACCTGCGTGGACACCACGGCTTACACCGAACCCGAAAAACTGGAAGCGGTTGCCCGTTACACGAACCTGTTCCTTGTAGATATCAAACACATGAATGAGGCTGCTCACCGGAAATTCACCGGCGTAAGCAACAGGCAAATCCTGGATAACATCCGGCAGCTCGACCGGTGGGACAAAACAATCATTATCCGCTACCCGCTGATTCCGGGCATTAACGACGATGAAAGCAACCTGTTGCAAATGATGGCTTTTCTGTCGAAACTGCAGCAGAAACCTGAAATCAGCATCTTGCCGTACCACAAAATCGGCAGTCATAAATACGCCCGTTTCGGGATGGAATACAAAATGAACGGGGTGGAAGAACCTTCTGCCGAAGCCGTGGAAGAGGTAAAAACCCTTTTTGAAAACGGCGGCTTTTCCGTCAACATCGGCGGATAACGGATAATATAAGCCATCAAATCATTAAAACAGAAAAAATCGAAAACCATGAATAACAGAATCGAAAAACTCAGAACCCAAAGCCAAAATGCCATTCCGCGTATTTCGCCCGAAAGGGCACAGCTTGTTACCCGCTTCTATCAAAGTGACATCGCCGGACAGGTAACCGTGCCGGTAAAACGGGCGCTGGCGCTGAAATATATCCTTGAAAATAAAACCCTCTGCCTGAACGATGACGAGCTGATTGTGGGCGAACGTGGTCCGGCGCCCAAAGCCGTGCCCACCTATCCCGAAATCACGCTGCACTCGCTGCACGACCTTGAAGTGCTCAACAGCCGGCCGAAAGTGTGGTTCCGCGTGGACGACGAAACCAAACGGATTTATAAAGAAGAAATCATCCCTTTCTGGAAAGGGAAATCGAACCGCGACAAAATTTTTGCCCGCCTCGACCCCGCATGGAAACAGGCTTATGAAGCCGGCGTGTTTACCGAATTTCAGGAACAACGTGCTCCGGGCCATACGGTGCTCGGAAAAAAGATGTTTGGCAAAGGTTTCCTCGACCTGAAAAACGACATCCGGCAGGCACTGGAAAAACTGGATTATTTCAACGACCGCGAAGCGTATGCCAAAAGTGAAGAGCTGAAAGCCATGGACATTGCTGCCGACGCCATACTGCTGTATGCCCGTCGTTACGCGGATTTGCTGGAACAGGAAGCCGGAAAAACCACCGACACCACACGAAAAGCTGAGTTGCTGGAAATGGCCGCCATTTGTCGCCGTGTGCCGGCCCATGCCCCGCAAACTTTCCACGAAGCCCTGCAGCATTACTGGTTTATCCACATCGGCGTAATTACCGAAGTGAACCCGTGGGACAGCTTTAACCCGGGCCGGCTCGACCAGCATCTGTGGCCGTTTTATCAAAAAGAACTGAAAGCCGGAACACTGACAGAGGAAAAAGCCAAAGAGCTGCTCGAAGCGTTTTGGGTGAAATTCAATAATCATCCGGCGCCCCCGAAAATCGGCGTTACCGCCAAAGAAAGCAGTACGTACACCGACTTTGCCCTCATCAACCTCGGCGGCGTAAACCCCGATGGCAGCGATGCCGTAAACCCGCTGACTTACCTGATATTGGATGTGATTGAAGAGATGCGCCTGTTGCAACCCAGCTCAATGATTCAGGTGAGCAAAAAGAACCCCGACCGGTTTATCAAACGTACGGCCCGCATCATCAAAACCGGATTTGGCCAGCCTTCGGTATTCAATACCGATGCTATTGTGCAGGAGCTGCTCAACCAGGGAAAAAGTCTGGAAGATGCCCGCAACGGCGGGGCCAGCGGCTGCGTGGAAACCGGGGCTTTCGGCACCGAAAGTTACATCCTCACTGGCTATTTCAACCTCACCAAAGTGTTCGAAATTACCCTGCACAACGGCACCGACCCGATGACCGGAAAGAAAATCGGCCTGGAAACCGGCGACGTTACGCAGTTCAACACTTTTGATGAGCTGATGGAAGCATTTAAAAAACAGTTACACTATTTCATTGACATCAAGATAAAAGGTAATAATCTGATTGATAGTGTCATTATGGAAAATCTGCCGGTGCCTTTTCTCTCTTTGTTCATCGACGACTGCATTGCCAATGCCAAAGATTACAACGCCGGTGGCGCGCGGTACAACACCAGCTACATTCAGGGAGTCGGGTTGGGCACACTCACCGACGTGCTGACATCCATTCGTTACAACGTGTTTGAACAGCAGAAATATACGCTTGCGCAGATGCTGGAAGCGGCGGCGGCCGACTTTGAGGGATACGATAAACTGCGGAACGATTTGCTGAACCATACGCCCAAGTACGGCAACGATGATGATTATGCCGATGCACAGGCCGTGCGGATTTTCAACCTGTTTTACGAAGCGGTTAACGGCCGGCCCACGGTAAAAGGCGGGCATTTTCGCATCAACATGCTGCCTACCACCTCGCATGTGTATTTCGGCAGCGTAACCGGTGCCACACTCGACGGCCGCAAAGCCCGCAAGCCGCTGTCCGAAGGGATTTCCCCATTTCAGGGAGCCGACCGCAAAGGCCCGTCGGCAGTAATTCGTTCGGCAGCCAAAATCGATCATTTGAAAACCGGCGGAACGCTGCTGAATCAAAAGTTTAATCCCTCGTTACTGGAAGATGAAAAAGGGCTGGATGCATTGGTACAACTTATCCGCACCTATTTCCGGATGGACGGACATCACATCCAGTTCAACGTGGTTACGGCCGAAACGCTGCGCGATGCCCAGAAACATCCGGAAGACCACAAAGACCTGATTGTCCGCGTAGCCGGCTACAGCGATTATTTTAACGATCTTGGCGAAGAGCTGCAAAACGAAATCATCCGCCGCACCGAGCATGCCGCGTTTTAACAATATTCAGGTCATCTCACCTTTCAGGTCGATCCAGACCTGAAAGGTGGAAATGCCGGAACTTTGATTAGAAAAGATTAACCAAAGGACGTTTCATTGGAAATGCGTCCGCGTTTGCAAACGCGGACGAGTGAGGGGGTTGAAAATACGTCTGCACATCCATCAAATATCCAAGCATTCGAACCATCAAAAAACCGGTTTTTTCGAAAATCAGGCATTGATTTTTGATTTTTCACAGATTTTTCTACTTTTACGGCTCAGGACAAAAAAAGGACAGTCACAGCGCGCTTTTTAATGAATTATTTTAACGAACCACTTTTACAGCGGTTGTAATTTTTAGTGTTATGTCAAAACTGAGTTATGTTAGCGGAATCAGCAGTGTTCCTTTGCTGGGAAAAACCATTGGTGAAATGTTTGAGGAAACGGCCGCCCGTTTTCCTGAAACAGAAGCATTGATTGTTGTCCACCAAAACATAC
The sequence above is drawn from the Candidatus Sulfidibacterium hydrothermale genome and encodes:
- a CDS encoding glycyl-radical enzyme activating protein, which gives rise to MEGVIFDIKHYALHDGPGIRQTVFLKGCPLSCWWCHNPESRSRQPFTYVKEEKLDGRIVRETETVGYKIPVDELLDTIERDTLLFEESGGGVTFSGGEPLLQFDFLKTVLQQCRQREIHTCVDTTAYTEPEKLEAVARYTNLFLVDIKHMNEAAHRKFTGVSNRQILDNIRQLDRWDKTIIIRYPLIPGINDDESNLLQMMAFLSKLQQKPEISILPYHKIGSHKYARFGMEYKMNGVEEPSAEAVEEVKTLFENGGFSVNIGG
- the metH gene encoding methionine synthase; the protein is MPTDKAITINTMTKTKPDIREELKKRVLVLDGAMGTMIQRYHLEEKDYRGERFKNVKQLLKGNNDLLNITQPHIIREIHEQYLEAGADIIETNTFNGTRISQSDYGLEKYVDEMNFQAARIAREAADKFTKKTPDKPRFVAGAMGPTNKTASMSPKVNDPGYRDVTFDDLMKDYYAQASALLKGGADILLVETIFDTLNAKAALFAIEKIMEEKGEKIPVMVSGTITDNSGRTLSGQTLEAFFTSIKHIELLSVGLNCSLGAEQMRPYLAELSRIAPFPVSVYPNAGLPNQFGEYDESPHKMAGHIKEFLDNRYANIVGGCCGTTPEHIREMVQLAEKAQTRQIPPARHVTELSGLEPVVIDKNKNFVNIGERTNVSGSRRFARLIREGKYEEALSVARDQVENGAQILDVSMDDGMLDAKTEMVKFLNMMASDPEISRLPVMIDSSKWEVIEAGLKCLQGKGIVNSISLKNGEEEFLEHARIIRDFGAAVVVMAFDEKGQAATYEDRIRVCKRAYDLLTQKIAFPPEDIIFDPNILAIGTGMEEHSNYAVDFIKATRWIKENLPYARVSGGVSNLSFAFRGNNTVREAINSVFLYHAIKAGMDMGIVNPGMLQVYDEIEPELRTLAEDVILNRRKDATERLLAFAEKIKDKSGKKVVKDNAWRKEPVEKRLEHALIKGITEYIEEDVEEARKKYPRALHVIEQPLMAGMNRVGDLFGEGKMFLPQVVKSARVMKQAVSYLLPYIEAEKEEGDTANAGKVVLATVKGDVHDIGKNIVGVVLSCNNYEVIDLGVMVPAEKILEIAENEKADVVGLSGLITPSLEEMVHVAGEMKRKGLKMPLLIGGATTSAIHTAVKIAPGYDQPVIHVRDASKVTGVLSRLFSPSEREKFVDEIQRSYEKLRNDHFGRQQKKEYISLQEARDNRLKIEWKKEDLAVPRFTGIQYFDDYPLEDLVPFIDWTFFFHTWKITGKYPAIFDDPVKGEEARKLYNDGKKMLDRILSEKWLQARGAIGIFAAQAVGDSVEVFSTDQKEKLADFHFLRNQEKKEPGVPNLCLSDFIAPRETGLTDYLGFFALTTGIGIEKHLQKFEKEGDDYQAIMLKVMADRLAEAFAEQMHWRIRKEIWGYAPDENLEVKNILREKYRGIRPAPGYPACPEHSEKKTLFDLLQAEEKTGIQLTENFAMYPAASVSGYYFAHPEARYFNVGRLLPDQIEDYARRKNLPVEKVKILLNMNLAEKE
- a CDS encoding formimidoylglutamase, translated to MDIEMYFEPLEKSVITVTGSADNFFVADLIKPFTRESGFPDLSDVNIALVGVLEDRKALKNKGCAKAPDKIRSQLYPLLSHWNHLKIADLGNIKQGNSIEDTYFAVKEVTASLIRKNILTIIIGGSQDLTYANYLAYENIGRVINIAAMDAVFDLGQDEEELNARSYLSRIIMHQPNFLFNYTNIGYQSYFVNRDALQLMKNLFFEINRLGNVRADISETEPMVRNADMMSIDISAIRAADAPGSYYAGPNGLNGEEACRICRYAGMNDKLTSIGFYEYNPDYDHRELTAQLTAQMIWYFLDGVANRQNDIPHKNSKDFIRFRVYLDDYKEELFFLKSKKTDRWWIEIPVESKTGKGTLKYPYTPCSYADYQQALNQELPDRWWRLQQKLM
- the hypD gene encoding trans-4-hydroxy-L-proline dehydratase translates to MNNRIEKLRTQSQNAIPRISPERAQLVTRFYQSDIAGQVTVPVKRALALKYILENKTLCLNDDELIVGERGPAPKAVPTYPEITLHSLHDLEVLNSRPKVWFRVDDETKRIYKEEIIPFWKGKSNRDKIFARLDPAWKQAYEAGVFTEFQEQRAPGHTVLGKKMFGKGFLDLKNDIRQALEKLDYFNDREAYAKSEELKAMDIAADAILLYARRYADLLEQEAGKTTDTTRKAELLEMAAICRRVPAHAPQTFHEALQHYWFIHIGVITEVNPWDSFNPGRLDQHLWPFYQKELKAGTLTEEKAKELLEAFWVKFNNHPAPPKIGVTAKESSTYTDFALINLGGVNPDGSDAVNPLTYLILDVIEEMRLLQPSSMIQVSKKNPDRFIKRTARIIKTGFGQPSVFNTDAIVQELLNQGKSLEDARNGGASGCVETGAFGTESYILTGYFNLTKVFEITLHNGTDPMTGKKIGLETGDVTQFNTFDELMEAFKKQLHYFIDIKIKGNNLIDSVIMENLPVPFLSLFIDDCIANAKDYNAGGARYNTSYIQGVGLGTLTDVLTSIRYNVFEQQKYTLAQMLEAAAADFEGYDKLRNDLLNHTPKYGNDDDYADAQAVRIFNLFYEAVNGRPTVKGGHFRINMLPTTSHVYFGSVTGATLDGRKARKPLSEGISPFQGADRKGPSAVIRSAAKIDHLKTGGTLLNQKFNPSLLEDEKGLDALVQLIRTYFRMDGHHIQFNVVTAETLRDAQKHPEDHKDLIVRVAGYSDYFNDLGEELQNEIIRRTEHAAF
- a CDS encoding endonuclease domain-containing protein — protein: MRRKILPYNPRLKGLAKALRKNMTFSEVLLWNELKQKKMKGYDFDRQRPIDNYIVDFYCKDLMLAIEIDGISHDFEDVLVKDEIRQQKLEKMGVRFLRFDDHEVRKDMPNVLRTIELWIEEQEQKR
- the metF gene encoding methylenetetrahydrofolate reductase [NAD(P)H], whose amino-acid sequence is MNEPKVTEYIAAADKALFSFELLPPLKGQDFSAIQKAIDPLIEFNPAFINITYHQQEVVYDTLDNGLMRKRTVRKRPGTVGISAAIKYRYGIPVVPHIICGGFTREETENALIDLNFLGIKNLLVVRGDPPVGMKNFVPEPEGNEHALDLVKQIADLNKGHYLEKDIKNNRATDFCIGVAGYPEKHNESPNRESDLHFLKKKIEAGAEYIVTQMFFDNQKYFDFVKSCRAKGIDVPIIPGLKPITSKSQMISLPQTFHVDLPETLVKEMLKCKNNEQIRQVGIEWAVQQAKELLDFGVPVLHFYTMGKSDNIRKIAEQIF